CTACATTGCCATTTTTCAAAACAAATAGGGTATCTGTGCTGGATGTTGAATTGTATTTCTTTCCGGCGTATAAAATATTATTATAAAAGCTACATCCATCAAATTTGGTTTGTGGCATTCCATCGACAAAAGTCCAATTGTTGTAATCTGACAAATTGCTACCGTTTAAAAGGGCTGTTAATATACCCACACTCGTTGCTGCATAAATTCGGTCTTCGGCAATTGAAGCGGAATAAACAGGTACACTCGATCCATTTGGACCAATAATATAGGTATCTTTAATTTCGTTCTTTTTTAAATCCAATAAAACAATACCAAAGCCACAGGAAAGATAGGCAAATCCATTGTGAATGGTTACATCATAAATGGATTTATCACCCGGAATGTTTTTTCTGGCGATGTCATTTACATTAATGATTCCTTCTGATTTTATTAGATCAATGTTGGCATCGGTATATGCTATAACCAAAGTTTGGTTTTGCGGGTCGTATTTTAATTTACTAAAACCAATGTCTGAAAGTCCGGTGATCTTTGACATACGCTCTTGTTCTCCTGTTTGAGTGTTGTAGGAAAACATTCCATTTTGGCTGGCATAATAAATTATTTTTCCTGCTGATGCCACGGTTTTACCTTGGGAATAGGGCAAATGATCTCTCCATTGACCAACAGCAATACCTTGTGAGAAGCATTGGGAGATGAAAACGAATAAGGTAATCGAAAGCGAAAAGTTAGCCGCAAAGCGCTGTCTAGTCATGTAAAAGGATTTTTTGAGCCTCGCAAACGCAAAGTTGTATAAGATATTGTGAGCTTTCATAATTGCTTAAAAATAGTTACCAACACCTAAGAATTTCTGATAATATTCGGCTATTCCGTCTTCCAGTTCGGTGAAGGTATCCAGGTAACCGATACTTTTAAGTTTCTCCATACTAGCTTCAGTAAAGTATTGGTAGGTTTCCCGAATATCTTCCGGAGTATCGATAAATGCGATTTGAGGTTCCATATTTAGAGCTGAAAAACAAGCTTTTGCCAAATCTAAAAATGTTCGTGCCTTGCCTGTCCCTAAATTATAAATCCCGGAATGGGATTGATGCAAGAAAAGAAACCAGCATACTTTAGCCAGGTCTTTTACATAAATAAAATCCCGTTGTTGTTCCCCATCTTTAATTCCTTCTTTGTGTGAACGAAATAATTTTACCTCTTTGTCCGACTTCAAGGTGTGAAAAATATGAAGTGGAACCGAAGCCATTCTTCCTTTGTGGTATTCGTTTGGACCATAAACATTGAAGAATTTTAAACCTGCCCAAAAGGGTGGATATTCCTTTCTTTCCAATACCCAAAGATCAAACTGCTGCTTTGAGTCGCCATAAGGGTTGAGTGGTTTTAATTTTTTTGTAACTTCATCGGAATCAATAAATCCCCATTCGCCTAATCCATAAGTTGCCGCAGATGATGCATAAACTAATGGTGTTTTGGTTACAGTGCAATAGTTCCAAATTTTTTTGGAATATTCTAAATTAAGGTGGTTGAAGATGCTTACTTCTTTTTCAGTGGTATCCGTTCTGGCGCCTAAGTGAAATACCATGTCCAGATCCGGATTTTGGTTCTCCAGGAAGGTAAATAGCTCTTCGCGTTCAATAGCAGTCTTAAACTTTTTATTATTCAAATTGCCTTGTTTGTCTTTCCTGGAGAAATCATCAACCAGTAATAAGTCATCTCGCCCTTGGGAGTTTAAATACCCTACCAAATAACTTCCAATAAAGCCTGCAGCACCTGTAATTAGTATCATTATAAATTGTGTGCTAAGATAAAGTGTTTTAAGTTTAGGCAGGAATTATGCCATGTATTTCTTGATGAATGTGATTCGAGAAGGTTTATTGGCTGCCTAGTACTATCTTTGCGGCTCGAAATTAGAAGGTATGGGAAATATAGTAGCTATTGTAGGACGACCCAATGTAGGTAAATCCACACTGTTTAACCGCTTAACAGGCACTCGCAAAGCCATTACCGATGAAACAGCCGGGGTTACCAGAGATCGTAACTATGGAAAAGCTGAATGGAATGGTATCGAATTTTCGGTTATTGATACAGGCGGTTATGCAGAAGGAAGCGACGATATTTTTGAAGCAGAAATTAGAAAACAAGTAGAACTAGCTGTTGATGAGTCTAATTTAATTTTGTTTATTGTTGATGTAAATGACGGATTAAACGATATTGAAAATACCATTGCTCAGCTTCTTCGGAAATCACGAAAACCGGTAATCCTGGTGGTAAATAAGGTCGATAACTATGCACAGGCCTCGAATGCTGTAGAATTTTACTCCTTGGGATTGGGCGAGTACTTTTGTATTTCATCTAGCAATGGAAGCGGTACCGGTGATTTGCTTGATGAAGTAGTTAAACAATTGCCTGTTGCAGAGGAAGAAGATTTAAGCGGAATTCCTAAAATTACTATTGTTGGACGACCTAATGTGGGTAAATCTTCCATGGCAAATGCACTCATTGGGGAAGAACGAAATATTGTTACTCCAATAGCCGGTACAACACGTGATAGCATTCATACCCGTTACCAAAAATTTGGGTTTGATTTTATGTTAGTTGATACTGCCGGAATTCGCAAAAAAGCCAAAGTAAAAGAAGATTTGGAGTTTTTTTCTGTCATGCGCTCCATTCGGGCAATTGAAGAAAGTGATGTTTGTATTCTTATGTTGGATGCAAAAGAAGGTATTGAAGCCCAGGATTTAAGTATTTTAAGTTTAATCCATAAAAATAACCGAGGTCTGGTTATTTTAGTTAATAAATGGGATTTGGTTGAAAAGGATACCAATTCAACTAAGGAGTACGAGGAATTAATTAAAAGCCGAATTGCGCCTTTCAAAGATGTGCCCATTTTGTTCGTTTCCGCCCTTACAAAACAGCGAATTCATAAGGCGTTGGAAACTGCTATGCAGGTGTACGAGAACCGCAATCGTCGCATTCCGGGTTCTAAATTAAACGATTTTATTTTGCCAATTATCGAAAATAGTCCACCGCCGGCAATCAAAGGAAAATATGTAAAAATCAAGTTTGCAGCTCAATTACCTATGCATTATCCTGCATTTGCTTTTTTCTGCAATTTGCCTCAGTATGTAAACGATTCTTACAAGCGTTTTTTGGAAAACAAATTGCGTAGTGAGTACGATTTTAGTGGAGTTCCAATTTCCATTTTTATGCGCAAGAAATAGCAACTCGTAGTTCAGTGGTTTAATGGGTAAGAATTGCTTCTAATTCCTTGGATTTATTGTATTAAAGATTTGGCGGGCCCCCTCCGCCACTCAAGGTGGTGGTTTTACCTGAAATTTTCGCAGGCGTTCGGGTCACGCTTTCGGCTGTAGTCCTCGTCCACCTAGGCTGTCGCCGTAGGTGTCCTGTGGGCTACTTGCCTCTATCGTTGCCCGAGGGTGCAAGTCCGGGCGGTTGTTTTTCATTCCAAATTCTTCCTATACCCAATTAGTCAAAAGAAGGATATTGAATTCGAAATGCTTGCTTTGCAAGTACTTATTTGCTTTTTATTTTTTCAAATGAATAATATGGGTTTTAGACCTAAACAGGATTCTTAATTAAAATCAAAAAAAGAAGTGTAACTTCTTGATTATAGATCATTTGAATATGGCCTATAATTGAAACCAACAATGGAAATAGTTGCATTTTAATCCATAATCTGAATTAGAAATTGTTATGCGGCATTCAAATACACTAAAGACTGAGGGAAAGGTTGATTTTTGGGTGAAGAAATAGTCAACTGTAGTGAATTCATAAATCGTTCCGAAATCTTTATATTTGAAGGAATTACAAGCCGGAATAGAGTTCTATTGCAGATTTTAGGTTTATGCAGCAGTTTTACTATGGAATTTTTGTTAGGTGTCTTTTTTGGGGCAAAACACGGCATGTTGGGGTTTGTTCGGGTAGGGATAGAGGCAAGTAACCCACAGGCACACGCGGCGCTAGCCAAGTGGGCCGAGGATTACAGCCGATAGCCCGGCCATGAGCCCTGCCAAACTACGAACAAGTTTTTCTATTGATGCGAATGGACCCGCCTAATAATAACAACCTAATTTAACTTAGAAGCTTGATTTGTGGTGGAACTTTCTAAAGCCATATCCTGGGGGATGGAATGAATAAATTCCAAAAAGTCCTTTTTTAGTTCGGAGGTTTTTTCCATCATAGGCACATGACCGCATTGCTGGTAAATCAATAATTTGGCGTGAGGGATATCTTTTTTAAACCGTTGAGCATGGTCAACAGGAATAATTTCATCTTCATTTCCCCAAACAATGAGGGTAGGGGCTTGAATAGTTTTAATCATAGCAGTATCGGGGTATTGACCTGAACCGGCAATGGTAAAGGCGTTTTGTAAATTGCCCTGAATATTGTGCATGCTGTTGTTGAAAAGAGCGTCTTGTTCATTGACCAGGCTATCGTTGTAATAGCATACTAAAAGTCCGGCTTTAGCACCTGAAGGAGGGAGTCCGCGTCGCATAAAAGGTTCAAGGAAAGGGTATTGAAGAATTGGAGCTGCATTGTCGAGTACATTTAACATATCATATCCGGCGGCATTTAATAAGGTTAAACTTTTGACATGTTGCGGAAAACTTGCTGCAATGTACCAGCTCATCATTCCGCCCATGGAGTTACCTATGAGATGAAATTGACCGAGATGAAGGGAGTCGATAAAGAATTTGAAAAAGTTGACATATTCCGTTTTAAGGTCAAGTTCACCATGATTTGGATCGAAAAATTCGCTCATTCCAAAACCTGGCAAATCCAAACGAATGATACGGAATTGATTTTTAAGGGAATCAGCAAATTTTTCAAAATTGTGATGAGATCCCATAAAGCCGTGAATCATCAGGATAGGGAAGCCTTGCCCTTCATCGACATAGTGAATTTCTTTGCCTTGGTAATTTAAGAAATGCGAATTAGGGGTGGTGAATTTTTGTTTAGCAACTTCCCTGGGATAAATATGGTTTTTGCGGATAAACGCCAGGTAGGATGGAAATCCAATGAGAGTTAACAGCAATATAGCTGAAAGTGCAAGTAGAATTTTCTTTTTCATTTTAATTAAAACCAAGTAAAATTAGGGTGTTCGGAAAAGAATTCGGCTAATTTTTGATTTTTTAATAATCGGGGTTTGAAAACTTGGTAAATACTAAGACGATTTTAGGGGATTGAAAGCATTACTTTTGAACCATAATTATAAAGAATGACCCAAGTAATTGAATGTGTTCCGAATTTCTCTGAAGGCAGAGATATGGCAATTATAAAACAAATTACCGATGAAATTGAAAGTGTTGAAGGCGTAAAATTGCTCAATGTGGATCCGGGCAAAGCTACCAACCGGACGGTAGTTACTATTGCCGGAGCTCCGGAACCAGTAATTCAAGCAGCATTTTTGGCAATTAAGAAAGCTGCCGAATTAATTGATATGGAAAAGCATAAAGGTGAGCACCCGAGAATGGGTGCAACGGATGTTTGTCCGTTGGTACCAATTCAGGGTATTTCTATGGAAGAAACTGCCCTTTATGCGCAAAAGTTGGGGAAACGGGTAGGGGAGGAGTTGGGAATTCCGGTTTACTTGTATGAGGCGGCTCAAAGCAATCCGGCCCGAAAAAATTTATCGGTTATTCGTGCCGGAGAGTATGAAGGTTTTTTCAAAAAGATACAGTTGCCGGAGTGGAAGCCGGATTTTGGTCCAACCGAATTTAATTCGAAAGCCGGAGGAACAGTGATTGGGGCAAGGGATTTTTTGGTTGCCTACAATATTAATTTGAATACTACTTCGGTACGTAAGGCCAACAGTATTGCATTTGATGTTCGGGAGGCCGGCAGGGTAAAAAGGATTGGAGATCCGGTTACCGGAGAAGTTGTCAAGGACGAAAAAGGTAAGCCTGTATCTATTCCCGGAAGTTTAAAATCGGTGAAGGCGATTGGTTGGTTTATTGAGGAATATGGGGTTGCTCAAATTTCTATGAATTTGACTAATATATCTGTAACGTCGGTGCACCAAGCGTTTGATGAGGTTTGCAAAAAAGCAGAAGAGCGAGGGATTCGGGTTACCGGTTCGGAGTTGGTTGGCTTAATTCCGCTCAATTCTTTATTAGATGCAGGAAAATATTTTTTGAGAAAGCAGAAACGCAGTGTTGGAGTTAGTGAAAAGGAGTTGATAAAAATTGCGGTTAAATCGCTTGGTTTGGATGAGCTTTCACCATTCAAACCGGAGGAAAGGATTATAGAGTATGTTTTATCGGAAAGTTCGGGCAAGAAACTTATTAGTATGAATTTGACTGAATTTGCGGATGAAACAGCATCGGAAAGTCCGGCGCCCGGTGGAGGTAGTATTTCGGCCTATGTTGGCAGTTTGGGTATTTCACTTGCTACCATGGTAGCCAATTTAAGCAGTCATAAACGAGGTTGGGATGAGCGATGGGAAGAGTTTTCTAATTGGGCGGAAAAGGGACAAAATATCAAAGATCAGTTATTAAAACTGGTGGATGAGGATACCACGGCATTTAACAAAATTATGGATGCTTTTGGTTTGCCAAAAGGAACAGACGAGGAAAAAAAAGAAAGAACCAAAGCTATCCAGTCAGCTACCAAAAATGCAATTGAGGTTCCATTTCAGGTGATGCAATTGTCGTTGAAAAGTATGGAGACAATCAAAGCCATGGCTGAAATAGGAAATCCAAATTCAGTAACGGATGCCGGAGTTGGGGCATTATGTGCCAGAACCGCCGTAATTGGGGCATTTATGAATGTGAAAATCAATGCTTCCGGTTATTCAGACAAGGCATATGTATCAGAAATACTTAGTAAAGGAAACAGTATTCAAGCGGAGGCCATTCGGTTAGAAGCCGAAATTATTGCCTTAGTTGAATCTAAAATTTCAAGTAATTAGTAATGGATTTTTTGCCCCAAGCGATTGAAGCGTATTCCGATTTTTTTACAGAACCGGAAAGTGAATTACTTCAAGAGTTAAATCGAGAAACCTATGCCAAGGTTTTGATGCCAAGGATGTTATCAGGCCATATTCAAGGCAGGGTTTTATCCATGTTAAGTAAAATGATTCAACCAAAAGTGATTTTGGAAATTGGAACATTTACCGGGTATTCGGCTATTTGTTTGGCGGAAGGCCTGAAAAAGGATGGAAAGTTAATCACCATTGATATCAATGATGAGTTGGAAGGAATGGTAAGGCGATTTGTGGAGAGGTCAGATTATGGTTCACAAATAGACGTTAGGATTGGAAAGGCTTTGGATATTATACCGTTGCTGAATGAAACCTACGATTTGGTTTTTATTGATGCAGACAAAGAAAACTATTCGGCTTACTTTGATTTGGTATTAGATCGGGTAAGGCCCGGGGGATTTATAATTGCCGACAATGTTTTGTGGAGCGGGAAAGTACTTATGAAGGAGAGTGAAATGGATAGAGACACCTTGGCCTTGCATCAGTTCAACCAAAAGATTCATTCTGATGCTAGGGTGGAAAATGTTCTATTTCCTATACGGGATGGTTTGATGATTATCAGGAAAAAGGTTTAAAATTCTAATCGAAGAAGGTGGCTGGAGAAGTTTTTTCCGAGCGTATCCATGCGAAGGGATCGGGAAGCTCCACCATCTAAGGCTGCATGGCAAACGAAGTTTAAGGATTCGAGCGCATCCCATTCATAGCGGATAACTTCACCTTGAATTAAGTCACCAAAATGAGCTTTAACCAATTCTGCGGTGAGTTTTTCCTTAAGTATGGCATAAGCTTCGGGAGTTTTGGACATTACACCGATGTTACACACATTGTTTTTATCGCCGCTACGGGCAGAGGCAAGGTCGATTAGTTTCATGTTTTTGGAAGGTCAAAAATAAAAAAGATTCAACGTTTGAGGAATTTTTCAATGGTATCTCTCAAATAGGATTTATCCAAGTGAGTGTAAATTTCAGTTGTGGTAATACTTGAATGCCCTAATAATTCCTGAACCACTCTTAAATCGGCACCATTTTCAACCAAATGTGTTGCAAAGGAATGTCGAAAGGTGTGGGGAGAGATGTTTTTAGAAATTCCGGCTTGTTGGGTTAGTTTCTTAATGATAAGGAAAACCATAACCCGAGAGAGTTCTCTACCTCTGTTATTAAGAAAAAGGCAATCTTCGAATCCTTTTTGTTGGGGTAGATGAATTCGAACATGTTGAATATAGTTCGAAATGAGTCGGATAGAAACGGGGCTTAAGGGGACTAAACGTTCTTTAGAACCTTTTCCCAATATTTTTACAAATTCATCCTCCAGGTATAAGTCTGAAATTTTTAATTGTACTAGTTCTGAAACCCTTAATCCGCTTCCATAAAGGGTTTCCAGCATAGCCAGGTTGCGTTCACCCTCCGGGGTTGAACGATCGATTAATTGGAGCATTTGATCGATTTCGGAAGCGGAAAGTACATCCGGAAGCTTTCTTGCCTGATGCGGAAGTTCTACCAATTCTGTTGGGTTTGCTTCTATCATTTTTTCTAATAGAAGAAAGTCGTAAAAACTTCGTATTCCAGAAATGGTTCTTGCTTGAGAGGAGGCAGCAATTCCTATTTGGGTAAGGTGGTTTAGAAAAGCAAGAAGGTCATGATAGTTTATAGAATTAATTGGTTTTCCATTCAATTCCAAAGTTGAAAATTGAAATAATAAACGAATGTCTCTAAAATAACTTTCGAGGGTGTTTTCAGACAGTCCTCGTTCCAATTGGAGGTATCTGCGGTATCTATTTAAAACTTTTTCGTTGTCCAAAACTTGGCACAAATTTGCTAAATGAAAGCCAATACGTGATTAAATTTGCGGCCAAGTGTATAAAAAAATAATAAAGCCAATATTCTTCCTCTTTGATCCAGAAGAGGTTCACTATTTTGTATTTGATTTGCTAAGGTTTTTGTACTATTTGCCATTTATCCATTCGGCTGTAAAATGGTACTACACCGTAAACCATGCCGGATTGCGGAGAAAAGTAATGGGATTGGATTTTGAGAATCCAATAGGAATGGCAGCAGGTTTTGATAAGGATGCCAGGTTATACGAAGCTTTGGAATCTTTTGGATTTGGATTTGTTGAAATTGGTACTGTTACACCTGTAGGACAACCCGGGAATCCCAAGCCACGTTTATTCAGGCTTCCATTGGATGAGGCCTTAATTAATCGTATGGGTTTTAACAATGAAGGATGTTTAGGAGCTGCCCAGCGACTTTCGGAACGAAAATCCGGGATGATAATTGGAGGTAACATAGGTAAGAATAAAGATACGCCAAATGAATTTGCAAAAGAGGATTATATTAAGTGTTTAAAAGTGCTTTATCCATTTGTAGATTATTTTGTTGTGAATGTTAGTTCGCCCAATACTCCAAATTTAAGAGCATTGCAAGATAAGGGGCCACTGCAAGAAATATTACGATCGGTTGTTGATGAAATGAAAAGACATTCACATTACAAGCCCATTTGTTTAAAGATTGCACCTGATTTATCCTTTAGTCAGATAGACGAAATAATTGAGATTGTTATTGATTGTGGAATCGATGGAGTAATTGCGACCAATACAACGATTTCTAGGGAAGGATTGAAAACAAATGAAATCCAATTAGGAGAAATTGGTGGTGGAGGGGTAAGTGGAAAGCCTTTAAAATCAAGATCAACCGAGATTATTAGGTATTTAAGGAAAAACGGACAAGGAAAATTTGCCATCATAGGGGTTGGAGGGATTCAATCGACTGAAGATGCCATGGAGAAGTTAGTTGCAGGTGCTGATTTAGTTCAGATTTATACTGGTTTTATTTATGAAGGTCCCGGTATCGTTAAAAAGATAAATAAAGGTCTTTTGAAATCCGGATTTCCAAAACATCCACAAGGTTTGGCATAAATTTTGAATCTTTGCAGTTAAATTAATTCGTATGAAAAGATCAATACTTTTTTTGGGTTTACTTTTAATGGTTAAATTTTCTCAAGCCCAATGCAATGCAGTGTTTTTCTCTGATGGAGGAGAAAAGTTTTATGTGATTCTGAATGGTTTGAAATACAATGACCAGGCCCAAACCAATGTTAGGGTTGAAAATTTAAAACCACAAGCCTATGTTGCTAAAATTATATTTGACAACACGTATTTGGGAGTGATTGATGATAAAATCATTATGGAAGTGGGTAAAGAAAGGACCTATCAAATACGGAAGAAAAAGATAAGAGAGAATGGAATAGATAAAGAAGTGTATGTAATGAAATGGATGAGTGAGACCTTTATCACCAGCGATGTTCAGGCTACATCTGGGGTTTATCAAGCACCAAATAATTCTCAACCTGTAGTGCAATTGAACCAACCGGTGCAGCCTCAAGGACAACCGGTGGTTCAAATTAATCAAACGCCTCCGCCTGTAACACCACCTGTAACTAATCTACCTCCGGGTACAACTTCCCAAACCACCACCACTACAACTACCACTTATGGCACTGTTGGAAACCCTAATTCTGTAAATGTAAATTTACCAGGATTTAATGTGAATATGAATATTAATGATCCGGGGTACTATCCACCTGCCAATACCACCTATCAACAAACAACTACTACTACCTACAATACGCCTCCTCCGGTGCAACCGGTTCAACCCTTACCGCCACCAACTCCTACCGTGTATTCAATGCCCGGTTACAATGGACCGGTTGGATGTCCTTGGCCGGCGAATCAGGCCGATTTTCAAAGTATGAAGCAGTCTATAGCTTCCAAAACATTTGAAGATACCAAATTGCAGGTTGCCAAACAGATTCTAAATAACAACTGCTTAACCTCTAGTCAAGTAAAGGAGATTATGATGATTTTTACATTTGAAGATTCCAAATTAAATTTTGCCAAATATGCCTATGGTTATACTTTTGATATAGGTAATTATTACAAAGTGAACGATGCTTTTACCTTTTCATCCAGCATTGATGAATTAAATGATTATATATCTGGCAGGTAAAGAGAATTAATTAAATAAAAAAATCCCATTCCTGAAGGTTTGGGATTTTTTTATTTCATAGAAAATCAGCGTATCATAATTTAGGTATTAAGTATTGCCTGGTATACTTCAAAATATCGATTAATGCCTGATTCTAATGAATACCATTGAATAGCGGCGTTTCTAAAATCAGTTGGAGGGCGAGAGATAAGGCCGGGTAAATTGGTAATTACTTGAAGGTAATCATTTTCTTGAAAATGGTGTACCAGCAATCCACTATTGGTAGAAGTTACAATTTCTTCAACATCCCCTACACCAGTGTTGCAAACCACCGGAACACCCATACCAAGGATTTCTCCATGTTTGGTAGGGGAAGAACCTTGTTTAGAAAATAGGGGTTGAATAAAGAAAAGTGAAAAATGAGAAAGGCTGACCAATGTTGGAACATCTGCACGATTCCCAAAGATAATCACCAGATCTTTCTCGTTTACCTGATTTTCTGCCGCTTTTTTTACAATAGATTCTTTGGAGTCCGGAGTAATTAGTAAGAATTTAGCAAGTGGATACTTCGATTTAAGAACCTTGAAAAATTGAAACATTTCTTTTTCCATATACCAGGTTCCAAGTGACCCAAGGTAGGAAACCACAAGTTCTCGATCAGGAGAAATAACAGTTTCTTTGGGTTGAAGTCCTAATTTTCTTTGAAATTCTTCCACTTTATTTGTTTGTAAGGAATGAAAATCGAAGTGATTTAGGTCTGCACAACAAGGGATAACTTGAATGCGAATTGGTTGATTAGGGATTGTTTTCCAGGAATGAATTATTTTTTTTCCGGCGTTGGTTAAAGAAATGGTATAGTCGGCAGATGTAAGGAACTCGAGTTCTTTCTTTTTAAAAAATGAGTAAATTTGATTGAACACAGGGTTTTTAAGATTCCAAATACCTCCGTCAACCCTTTCATCGGCATAAAATGCTCTCATGTCAAAAAGAAATGGAATCTGATGGTTGAACTTAAATGATAAACCAGCCAGGGAGGTGATGTAACTTCGGCAGTGAAGCAATTTAATTGGTTTCTGTTTATGAATAGCTTTAATTTTCCGAAACAATTGCCATAGGTCATAAACGGTTGAGAATACGGGTGGTTTGGGTGTATAGGAAAGCGGTTCCCAACTAATATGATGTTGATGAAGGAGATTTTGAATGGTGTCTTTAAATTTCTCGTATCTATCCGATTTTTCAAAACTTACAATAGTTATTTGAAATCCTTTTTTTGAAAGTCCTGCTAAGTAAGGAATTACCTGACTTTGGCCCAAGGGGTCGGTCATTCCGTCGTATGATAAAAAAACAATATGTGCAGCATTCATGTTTTATGGAGCAGTTGAATCAATTGGTTTACTTGATTACATTTGCGAAGATATGTTTCAGGGTAATTCAATTAAGAGTGTTTGGGATTTAATTCTTCCTCCATTTATTCTGGCTTTTATTTATATATTTGAAAGCCAGAAGGTTAGGTCTAAAATTGAAAGTGATTCCAAATTTGAGTTTTACATGAAGGGATTGTACTTCAGGATTGGAGGAGCCGTTGTATTTTGTTTAATTTACCAGTTTTATTACATAGGCGGAGATACGATTAATTATTGGGGATCTGGTGTCATTGTAAACCGGATGATTTTTAAGGACATTTGGATTTATTTTAAAATCCTAGCAGGAGATCGGTCTTGGGAGAATTATGCTGCATTTGATGTAAGTACTTCGTATCCTGATTATATGATTCGAGATGCACAATCTTTTGCAGTTGTTAGGCTAGTATCTCCATTTTGTTTTTTAACAATTCGTAGTTATTATTCTACATCCATTTTGGTAGCTTGGTTTACCTATGGAGGAATATGGAGGTTGTATACAGTTTTTTCAGAATTGTTCCCTAATCTTCAACGGGAGTTTGCTTATTCAACTTTATTTATCCCTTCTGTTTCTTTTTGGGGAGGAGGAATTTTAAAGGATACCTTTTCTTTATGGGCCGGATGTTTATTTATTTATGGATTTTATCGGATTTTTATTGGAAGAAATTTCAAATTGAAATATATAATTCTCTTGGCGCTTTCGGCAACTATAATGATTGCTATTAAACCTTATATATTTAATGCTCTATTACCAACCTGTTTAATATGGCTGTTCGGAAATTGGCTTAGAACCATTGATTCTGCATTTGCTCGGGCATTATTTGCTCCATTTTTTATTATTTTAGGTGTAGTTTTTGTTGGATTAATATTTGGTCAAATG
The nucleotide sequence above comes from Bacteroidia bacterium. Encoded proteins:
- a CDS encoding quinone-dependent dihydroorotate dehydrogenase, which translates into the protein MYKKIIKPIFFLFDPEEVHYFVFDLLRFLYYLPFIHSAVKWYYTVNHAGLRRKVMGLDFENPIGMAAGFDKDARLYEALESFGFGFVEIGTVTPVGQPGNPKPRLFRLPLDEALINRMGFNNEGCLGAAQRLSERKSGMIIGGNIGKNKDTPNEFAKEDYIKCLKVLYPFVDYFVVNVSSPNTPNLRALQDKGPLQEILRSVVDEMKRHSHYKPICLKIAPDLSFSQIDEIIEIVIDCGIDGVIATNTTISREGLKTNEIQLGEIGGGGVSGKPLKSRSTEIIRYLRKNGQGKFAIIGVGGIQSTEDAMEKLVAGADLVQIYTGFIYEGPGIVKKINKGLLKSGFPKHPQGLA
- a CDS encoding DUF4476 domain-containing protein, producing the protein MKRSILFLGLLLMVKFSQAQCNAVFFSDGGEKFYVILNGLKYNDQAQTNVRVENLKPQAYVAKIIFDNTYLGVIDDKIIMEVGKERTYQIRKKKIRENGIDKEVYVMKWMSETFITSDVQATSGVYQAPNNSQPVVQLNQPVQPQGQPVVQINQTPPPVTPPVTNLPPGTTSQTTTTTTTTYGTVGNPNSVNVNLPGFNVNMNINDPGYYPPANTTYQQTTTTTYNTPPPVQPVQPLPPPTPTVYSMPGYNGPVGCPWPANQADFQSMKQSIASKTFEDTKLQVAKQILNNNCLTSSQVKEIMMIFTFEDSKLNFAKYAYGYTFDIGNYYKVNDAFTFSSSIDELNDYISGR
- a CDS encoding glycosyltransferase encodes the protein MNAAHIVFLSYDGMTDPLGQSQVIPYLAGLSKKGFQITIVSFEKSDRYEKFKDTIQNLLHQHHISWEPLSYTPKPPVFSTVYDLWQLFRKIKAIHKQKPIKLLHCRSYITSLAGLSFKFNHQIPFLFDMRAFYADERVDGGIWNLKNPVFNQIYSFFKKKELEFLTSADYTISLTNAGKKIIHSWKTIPNQPIRIQVIPCCADLNHFDFHSLQTNKVEEFQRKLGLQPKETVISPDRELVVSYLGSLGTWYMEKEMFQFFKVLKSKYPLAKFLLITPDSKESIVKKAAENQVNEKDLVIIFGNRADVPTLVSLSHFSLFFIQPLFSKQGSSPTKHGEILGMGVPVVCNTGVGDVEEIVTSTNSGLLVHHFQENDYLQVITNLPGLISRPPTDFRNAAIQWYSLESGINRYFEVYQAILNT